In Acidimicrobiia bacterium, the genomic window CCCCTGCGAGCAGATTGGCGCCTGCGAGCACGACGACAGCCAGGGAGCCAACCGCCGAGACCGCAAGGACGCGGATGCGGAGACGCCGCCAAGTCGCCACCCGCCTATGTGATCGATCGGTCACGACACGGTCGTCGTCATGCTCGTCGCCGGGTATCACGATCGCGACCGTAGTCTCCCGCCAGGCGGCGAGATCCACCGAGGGCGGGCCGGAGCGGCGAGGTCGTGCGTGACGTCGGCCTCGCCGATGGCAAACCCGACCGCCGCCGCAACTCGGGGGATGGACCGGACGTGTCGATGAGCTCACGGGACCGCATTCTCGCTGCGATGGGCGTCGTGGCGTTTGTCGCCGTCGGAGCGCTCGTGCTGCGTCCTCGAGGGCCGGTGACGTCGGTGCCCGAGACGACCCGGCCATCGTCGACCACGGATGCGAGCTCGGCCGCAACTCCTGCGACGAGCCGGCCACCGACGGCGGGCGTCCCTACCACCGACGTCCCGGCGCCCGACGGAGCGATCGTCGTCGATCCGGCGGCAGGGGACGACGCAGGTTCCGGTACGGCTGCCGCTCCGTTTCGGACGCTCGAGCGGGCGCAGCTGGCGGCCCGTGGCGCCACCCGTGCGGCGACGGGTGAGGATGTCGTAGTCCTGCTCCGCGGCGGGGTCTACGAACTGGCCGGCACGTTCCGATTGACACCGCTCGACTCCGGCAGCGACGACCACGACGTGGTGTACCGGGCCGTCGCCGGCGAGCGGGCGGTCATCGAGGGCGGCGTCGAGCTCTCCGGCTGGGAGACGTTCGGCGAGGTCCTGTATCGGGTGGAGGTTCCCGAGCGGGTCGACACCTTCCGGCAGTTCTACGCGCGAGGGAGGAGGCAACCGCGAGCGAGGACGGCCACTGCAGGCGCCACGGCGCTGCGGTTCGAGAAGGAGGAGATCCTCGGCAGACCCCGGGATGCCGCGGTGGTGGTCGACGGCGGGATGCTCGCCGGGATCACCCATCCCGAGGACCTCGAGCTGGTCTACGTGGGTGTTCGAATCTCGGGCCACGGCGTGACGGGCGCCGACGGAGTGGAGACCGAGCGGCCGTCGTGGCGCTCACACCGTCTCGAAGTTGAACGGGCGACGCCTGCGCCCGATGGGGCGATCCGGCTCGACATCGCGGCGGACGCCCTCTACCACGCCACCGATCGGGGCTTCTGGAAGACGTTCGTCATACCTTCCGACCCCTTCTATCTCGAGAACGCCTTCGAGTTGCTCGACGAGCCGGGGGAGTGGTTCTTCGACGAGCGCGACCGTCTCCTCTACTGGTGGCCGCCGGATGGGGGCAACCCGGACGACGTGGATACCTGGATCCCCGCCGTCGAGACGCTTCTCGACGTCGACGGAACGCCAAGCGAGCCGGTTCACGACATCCGCATCGAGGGGCTCACGTTTCGGCATTCCACGTACACCGTGACCAGCCGGGAGGGGTACGTGCCGGGACAGGGCGCCGGGCTCTTCATGGGGTGGGAGCACGACGACTGGATGGAGGCGGAGGGCGCTCGCAGCACATACCTCGACCGGCCCATCCCACAGGGGCTCGCAGGCGCCGCAGTCGAGATGGATTCCGTTCACGACCTGGCGTTCACCGGCAACGTGCTGACCCACCTCGGGTCGGACGGCATGCTCCTTCATAACGATGTCGTGGACGTCACCATTTCGGGCAACGTGTTCTCCGACGTCTCAGGGGGCGGACTGGTCGCAGGCCACGAGGTGCACGAGGTCATCGACGAGCCGATGGAGCGGCTCATCGAGCGGATCGAGCTGTCGGACAACCTGTTCGAACAGACGGGTCGCGAGTACTTCAGCTCAGCAGGCGTCCAGGTCTACAAGTCCGCCGACTTCGTCATCGAGCACAACGAGTTCCGGGACATGCCGTGGGTCGGGTTGTCTCTCGGGTGGGGGTTCGCCAACAACCCGGACTCGTTCGTCCACGTGCGCAACCGGGTCGTGGCCAACCGCTTCGACGACGTGGTGAACACCCTCTACGACGGGGGGGCCATCTATTTGCTTGGACCGACGGGGACCCCGGACGCTCCCCTCGTCGACCACACCGTCGTGTCAGACAACGTCGTCGAGTTCTCGGGGATCCAGCCGAAGCTGCCGGGTGACCTCGTCGACCCCGACTATGCCAAGCGGGCAGGCATCCAACTCGACGAGGGCAATCGCAACGTCGTCATCGAGGACAACCTCGTCTTCGGGTCGAGCGTGTGGCTCCAGGTGACCGAGTGGCCGTCCCACTCACCTGATCCCGCCTGGCGCGCCGGCCTGCATCTGTCGGGCTCGGGCAACTGGACGGACGGGGCGCCCTCGTTGCCCGGCGACCTCGCCAGAGTCGGAATCGCCCGCCCGGGCGAGGTCGCGGACACGGCAGCTCGGGACACAGTCGCTCGTATCGTCGCCGGTGCCGGACGCCGCTAGGAGCGTGCGCCGCGTCGGGTACAGGGCCGGCTGCAAGGGCGACCGGTGTCCCGCATCAACAGCTCGTCGTCACACGTCGGTGATGTGCCAACCCTCCGGCATGATGTACGACGTCGTTGCGTGGGCCACCAGGCGATCCGGCGCCCCGCCCATGTAGACGTCTGCCGTGCCGTATGCGATGCGGCGCCCGAGCTTGAGGATGCGCGCCGTCGCCAGAACATCTCCGCCGATCGCAGGGCGGAGGAAGTTCATCTTGAGCTCGTTCGTCACCGCCAGTGGAACGATGCCGACCGTTGCGAGAATCGCCCAGTACATGGCGGCGTCCGCCAGTGCCATGAGCACGGGCCCGGCGATGAAGTCGACTGGTCTCGTCCAGCGGTCGTCGTAGCCGAAGCGAGCGGTTGCCTCGCCGAGTGAGACGGCTTCGACACCGATGTTCATCTCGGCGCAGAACGGCAGCTGATCCGCAGTGAATCTGCGCAACTCCTCCAGGGTGACAACCGGCGACTCCACGCTCATCGGACTCCACCGACCCTGCGACTGGTTACGAGCGAGGCGCCTGGTCGCCCTCGATACAC contains:
- a CDS encoding PaaI family thioesterase; this translates as MSVESPVVTLEELRRFTADQLPFCAEMNIGVEAVSLGEATARFGYDDRWTRPVDFIAGPVLMALADAAMYWAILATVGIVPLAVTNELKMNFLRPAIGGDVLATARILKLGRRIAYGTADVYMGGAPDRLVAHATTSYIMPEGWHITDV